The following are encoded together in the Strongyloides ratti genome assembly S_ratti_ED321, chromosome : 2 genome:
- a CDS encoding Guanine nucleotide-binding protein G(k) subunit alpha, producing MGALTSACQNEESKEEIAKNKAIEKQIMQDKRAGASIIKLLLLGAGECGKSTVLKQMQLLHSSGFTEEEINERKAVVYSNVISSMATILRAMDNVLQLPIENSSLESDKEIVLNVMERGEEQQPFTDEVAKALQNLWQDPAVKKAYDMRSEFQLNDSAKYFLDSISRIHEPGYRPTEQDILFSRVATTGVVEVKFKIKDLDFRVFDVGGQRSERRKWIHAFDNVESIIFITAVSEYDQVLFEDETTNRMIESMQLFSSICNSSWFQNTAMILFMNKKDLFAEKIQRVNITTAFPDYEGGQNYDEAISFIKLKFSELNQHPDKKTIYMHETCATDTNQVQLVISSCIDLIIQKNLQKAGML from the coding sequence atgGGAGCTTTAACAAGTGCATGTCAAAATGAAGAATCAAAAGAGGAAATTGCTAAAAATAAAGCTAttgaaaaacaaattatgCAAGATAAAAGAGCAGGTGCttcaattattaaattacttttacttGGAGCCGGTGAATGTGGCAAATCTACGGTCCTTAAACAAATGCAACTTCTTCATAGTAGTGGTTTTACGGAAGAAGAAATTAATGAAAGAAAAGCTGTTGTTTATAGTAATGTTATATCATCAATGGCCACAATACTTAGAGCAATGGATAATGTTTTACAATTACCAATTGAAAATTCATCTTTAGAAAGTGATAaagaaattgttttaaatgttatGGAAAGAGGTGAAGAACAACAACCATTTACTGATGAAGTAGCAAAAgctttacaaaatttatggCAAGATCCAGCTGTTAAAAAAGCTTATGATATGCGTAGTGAATTTCAATTAAATGATTCagcaaaatattttttagattcAATTTCTAGAATTCATGAACCTGGATATAGACCTACTGAAcaagatatattattttctcgTGTAGCTACAACTGGTGTTGTTgaagttaaatttaaaataaaagatctTGATTTTAGAGTATTTGATGTGGGTGGTCAAAGGTCGGAAAGAAGAAAATGGATTCATGCTTTTGATAATGTAgaatcaattatttttataacagcTGTCTCTGAATATGATCAAGTGTTATTTGAAGATGAAACAACAAATCGTATGATAGAATCAATGCAACTATTTTCATCTATATGTAATAGTTCATGGTTTCAAAATACTGCAATGATactttttatgaataaaaaagatttatttgcTGAAAAAATTCAAAGAGTAAATATTACAACAGCATTTCCAGACTATGAAGGTGGACAAAATTATGATGAAgcaatttcatttattaaattaaaatttagtgAATTAAATCAGCATCCAGATAAAAAGACAATTTATATGCATGAAACATGTGCAACAGACACAAACCAAGTACAATTAGTAATTTCAAGTTGTATAgatttaataatacaaaaaaatcttcaaaaagccggaatgttataa
- a CDS encoding Calponin repeat-containing protein, whose protein sequence is MLISSLKMGEDDYSSETTGGQRKRWTLEKLRGGESILTQQAGSNRFDSQKGMTAPGMPRWNVTKDKSLGYIEPDRRSENILRAQCGTNQYATQAGQTAIGSGRGQVPKVVYKKEWETIHDKEGEKILTKQSGDYGYASQAGCALAIGTHRNQVPNITGRMPNDRRTHGVLCYQYGTNIFASQQGMAAPPGVGAVRQATINIEGLGFTEDNLRKGTLNTPWYSGQNKFASQAGSGGFLKVRDVIPHTQGGKEIDEEKKRLSDGIVPLQSGTNKLASQRGMTGFGTPRNILSKSGWKKEWIEEYEIALKEWEESRPPGSASSVDPFGHYKKKFEERELSKGSSGKSLNLMDKQEEKEDEKEEESEHEVEENEHDKENEENQEEEEEVEEEGEEEEEEEEDEEEDE, encoded by the exons atgcTA atttCTTCATTAAAAATGGGAGAAGACGATTATAGTTCAGAGACAACAGGAGGACAACGTAAAAGATGGACTCTTGAAAAATTACGTGGTGGAGAATCAATTCTCACTCAACAAGCTGGATCTAATAGATTTGATTCACAAAAAGGTATGACAGCTCCTGGTATGCCTCGTTGGAATGTAACAAAAGATAAATCATTAGGATACATTGAACCAGATCGTAGATCTGAAAATATCTTACGAGCTCAATGTGGTACTAATCAATATGCTACACAAGCAGGACAAACAGCTATTGGATCTGGAAGAGGTCAAGTTCCAAAAGTTGTTTACAAAAAAGAATGGGAAACAATACATGACAAAGAGGGTGAAAAAATTCTTACTAAACAATCTGGTGATTATGGTTATGCTTCTCAAGCAGGTTGTGCTTTGGCTATTGGTACCCATAGAAATCAAGTTCCTAATATAACTGGACGTATGCCAAATGACAGAAGAACTCATGGAGTTCTTTGTTATCAATATGGAACAAATATATTTGCTTCGCAACAAGGAATGGCTGCTCCACCAGGAGTTGGTGCTGTTAGACAAGCAACTATCAATATTGAGGGACTTGGATTTACTGAAGATAATCTTAGAAAAGGAACACTTAATACACCATGGTACTCTGGTCAAAATAAGTTTGCCTCTCAAGCTGGTAGTGGTGGTTTTTTGAAAGTTCGTGATGTTATACCACATACTCAAGGAGGAAAAGAAATTGATGAAGAAAAGAAAAGATTGTCTGATGGAATTGTTCCACTTCAATCTGGAACCAATAAATTAGCTTCTCAAAGAGGAATGACTGGATTTGGAACAccaagaaatattttaagtaagAGTGGTTGGAAAAAAGAATGGATTGAAGAGTATGAAATTGCATTAAAAGAATGGGAAGAAAGTAGACCACCAGGTAGTGCTTCATCAGTTGATCCATTTGgacattataaaaagaaatttgaaGAAAGAGAACTTTCCAAAGGAAGCAGTggaaaaagtttaaatttaatggaTAAACAAGAAGAAAAAGAGGATGAGAAAGAGGAAGAATCTGAACATGAAGTTGAAGAAAATGAACATGACAAagaaaatgaagaaaatcAAGAAGAAGAGGAAGAGGTTGAAGAAGAAGGAGAAGAggaagaagaagaagaagagGATGAAGAAGAGGACgaataa
- a CDS encoding Annexin family and Annexin repeat-containing protein gives MYRKEISKKDSLIKGEKDKSPILDKDSRKNKSNIKSKSMSSQNTSRSSISSHLTEAKIEIQIHHNSSSRDNQSENFTTERKISKENSIEKRRARLNMPLLYRMYESQSEDNRGTISGPESPNFHPEEVAKTLRNALVGITTDDNKIISSIFLHTNFQRQMICKAYETMYERNLIHDVEEETGGFFMDLCIALLRPTHVFSTQLLIDSISLKNQDINIVVEIACTSTNLQLRVIKETYTSSINRNLEKDIINKIEGICGKYIQALFIKTREEDDYINSEMVKENLNIISQSSNFFDDVGKNIDLFIKLFVIPSFLSIREVIDAYDSRKDPGKDFESMLRKNKIIHTEIRNIILTIIKISRNTQIYFADKLHEAISGVRADHSTIIRIVVTRSETDLADIVDEYCKKYGQSPLHWLQKTCSGDYYRLLSAMLTINTINDN, from the exons ATGTATAGG aaagaaatatcaaaaaagGATTCTTTAATAAAAGGGGAAAAGGATAAATCACCAATTTTGGATAAAGATAGTCGGAAAAACAAAAGCaatattaaatcaaaaagtATGAGTAGTCAAAATACAAGTAGATCTTCAATATCGTCACATTTAACAGAAGCAAAAATTGAAATTCAAATCCATCATAAt tcATCTTCCCGTGATAATCAATCAGAAAATTTTACAACagaaagaaaaataagtaaaGAAAATAGTATTGAAAAACGACGTGCCAGATTAAATATGCCATTGCTTTATAGAATGTATGAATCACAg agTGAGGATAATCGTGGAACAATTTCTGGACCTGAGTCACCTAATTTTCATCCTGAAGAAGTAGCCAAAACATTACGTAATGCACTTGTTGGAATTACAActgatgataataaaataatatcttcaatttttttgCATACTAATTTTCAGCGTCAGATGATTTGTAAGGCATACGAAACTATGTATGAAAGAAACCTCATACATGATGTAGAAGAAGAGACAGGTGGATTTTTTATGGATTTATGTATTGCTCTTTTACGTCCTACACATGTATTTTCAACACAATTACTTATTGACtctatttcattaaaaaatcaagATATTAATATTGTAGTAGAAATTGCGTGCACCTCTACTAATCTA caaTTGCGTGTTATAAAAGAAACTTATACATCATcaataaatagaaatttagaaaaagatattataaataaaattgaaggAATATGTGGAAAATATATACAAgctctttttattaaaactagAGAAGAAGATGATTATATTAATAGTGAAATGGTTAAAGAAAatcttaatattatttcacaatcaagtaatttttttgatgatgtaggaaaaaatatagatttatttataaaattatttgttatacCTTCATTTCTATCAATTCGTGAAGTAATTGATGCATATGATAGTAGAAAAGATCCTGGAAAAGATTTTGAATCAATGTtgagaaaaaataaaattatacatacaGAAATTAGAAACATAATtcttacaataataaaaatttcaagaaATACACAAATATACTTTGCTGATAAACTTCATGAAGCTATATCTGGAGTTAGAGCTGATCACTCAACAATTATAAGAATTGTCGTTACGAGATCTGag acGGATTTGGCAGATATTGTCGATGAATACTGTAAAAAGTATGGACAATCTCCATTACATTGGCTTCAGAAAACTTGCAGTGGAGATTACTATCGTCTTTTATCAGCAATGCTAACAATAAATactataaatgataattag
- a CDS encoding Phospholipase A2 domain-containing protein, with the protein MIIWNSIICIYIALCLLEGKVTFERYKKNNTEEINTGDEVMPETINYMCGTGVISAWISKTIAKPCGTSMLNNCCLDHDVCYDDLSTDQKKCDDNFCDCIWKSYSNSKYCARWLSLTHCTTVKVLGYFPLIAARKINTREQFIEGISDFKTTGKTYLSESGNINFTKREYLVKLDEP; encoded by the exons atgattatttggAATTcaattatatgtatatatattgcTTTATGTCTATTAGAAGGAAAAGTTACATTTGAacgttataaaaaaaataatacagaAGAAATAAATACTGGGGATGAAGTGATGCCTGAGACTATTAATTATATGTGTGGTACAG GAGTAATTAGTGCTTGGATTTCTAAAACTATTGCAAAACCATGCGGAACATCAATGT TAAATAATTGTTGTTTAGATCATGATGTTTGTTATGATGATTTAAGTACAGATCAAAAAAAGTGTGATGATAACTTTTGTGATTGTATTTGGAAAAGTTACTCAAATTCTAAATACTGTGCAAGATGGCTTTCTTTAACACATTGTACAACTGTCAAAGTTTTAGGTTACTTTCCTTTAATTGCTGCTCGTAAAATTAACACTAGAGAACAATTCATTGAAGGAATTAGTGATTTTAAAACAACTGGAAAAACTTATTTAAGTGAAAGTGGAAATATCAACTTTACAAAACGAGAATATCTTGTAAAATTAGATGAACCTtaa
- a CDS encoding Prefoldin subunit 6: protein MAGNQKRLEELQTILEEQVKKFETMQKERDINITKRQQLEAQLTENQMVQKEFKLLSDDAAVYKLIGQALIKQDLNESKDNIEKRLEYIGGEIKRVEKYLEEMPEKLKNQQDEIKKTQTMIGAIRT, encoded by the exons ATGGCAGGGAATCAAAAACGTTTAGAGGAATTACAAACTATTTTAGAAGAgcaagtaaaaaaatttgaaacaaTGCAGAAAGAACGTGACATTAATATTACTAAACGTCAACAACTTGAAGCGCAGTTAACAGAAAACCAAATGGTTCAAAAG gAATTTAAACTTTTGAGTGATGATGCTGCTGTCTATAAACTTATTGGTCAAGCATTGATTAAACAAGATTTGAATGAATCTAAAgataatatagaaaaaagacTTGAATACATTGGAGGAGAAATTAAGCGTGTGGAGAAGTATCTTGAAGAGATGCCAGAgaagttaaaaaatcaaCAAGATGAGATTAAAAAGACTCAAACGATGATTGGAGCTATTCGTACATAG
- a CDS encoding DNA repair protein Sae2/CtIP family-containing protein, whose amino-acid sequence MESKNSAEFPSLFLTDISSYSDDDKENKKKKAGKKFSKKSLEKLGIPSLFSNEIPFASTSSYSLKDELKSKLLKLKVHSNKNHLTNDNISQNQELDDSIICIDTGECKKPSKKNTTLNKQDQIMEVNTTVKENNAPSDSLDNNSDNTSITYPKTSTQLAPERPPSFSVSEISDANTETSSDTFESKILSSGFISVYKQQASLPLKEYKEIDENKTIKAIRNKACRSTLQGHDCECCSGYYNALQLKTPEKIQRINEVSRHRGINFRKEKTPEGYWDKSFLEKSEQRKRGLFIESNSPILIKKYRKKFKFGEEVNEANETK is encoded by the exons atggaATCTAAAAATTCTGCTGAATTTCCTTCCCTCTTTTTAACTGATATATCCTCATATAGCGATGATGacaaagaaaataaaaaaaaaaaagcgggtaaaaagttttcaaaaaaaagtttagaaAAATTGGGGATTCcatcattattttctaatgAAATACCATTTGCTTCAACCTCATCATATTCTCTAAAAGATGagttaaaatcaaaattattgaaattaaaag TTCATTCAAACAAAAATCACTTAACCAATGATAACATATCACAAAATCAAGAATTAGATGATTCAATTATTTGTATCGATACTGGAGAATGTAAGAAACCTTCCAAAAAGAATACTACATTAAATAAGCAAGATCAAATTATGGAAGTAAACACAACAGTAAAAGAGAATAATGCCCCATCTGATTCACTTGATAATAATAGTGATAATACAAGTATTACCTATCCTAAAACGTCTACACAATTGGCTCCTGAACGTCCACCTTCTTTTTCAGTATCAGAGATCAGTGATGCGAATACTGAGACATCTTCAGATACCTTTGAAAGCAAAATTTTGTCATCTGGATTTATATCAGTTTATAAACAACAAGCATCTTTACCTCTTAAAGAGTATAAAGAAattgatgaaaataaaacaatcAAAGCTATTAGAAATAAAGCATGTCGTAGTACATTACAGGGACATGATTGTGAATGTTGTTCTGGATACTACAATGCATTGCAATTAAAGACACCTGAGAAAATTCAACGTATCAATGAGGTTAGTCGTCATAGGGgtattaattttagaaagGAAAAAACACCAGAAGGCTACTGggataaaagttttttagaaaaaagtgAACAAAGAAAAAGAGGACTTTTTATTGAATCTAATTCAccaattttaattaaaaaatatagaaaaaaatttaaatttggtGAGGAAGTTAATGAAGCTAATGAAACTAAATAG
- a CDS encoding Palmitoyltransferase ZDHHC6: MNIIKRTRNKLFKNEKNKSESGVTQICPAPNWEDNIKKKDKIPNVGILKRLFHPGPIFTLILITVIAILSFYLHFVYFNYTISSIIFSVCYAYIAGQLLMNYICACYYGPGYLPKNWEPIPNEYKVKLQKCNRCQGYKAPRSHHCRKCNNCCMKMDHHCPYINNCLGFDVHIVYLLVVFTYGQHFEHLSFKNIICAVVNFAFAFAVNVALSLLLFIQMKAVVKNKTQIESFIYDKMMLSQTLDDGTKSSYPYDLGWWENLRQVFLYGPKPKGNGIWYDTIVGTDNFTLSGIQKMLKAEKMSYSRKYEVINSENEISNIFKLFLKYGFSITWNKPCCNGEDFISVKAGEIYLVNKGTKHWIYGERIYPASNSLVEIKGWFPRRLARLYPDELSSDDEK, encoded by the exons atgaatataataaaaagaacaagaaataaattatttaagaatgaaaaaaataagtcAGAAAGTGGTGTTACACAAATTTGTCCTGCTCCAAATTGGgaagataatattaaaaaaaaggataaaATACCTAATGTtggaatattaaaaagactATTTCATCCAGGGccaatttttacattaattcTTATTACAGTt ATTgcaatattatctttttatcttcattttgtttattttaattatacaatCAGTTCAATTATCTTTTCTGTATGTTATGCATATATTGCTGGTCAACTTTTAATGAACTATATTTGTGCTTGTTATTATGGACCTGGGTATTTACCAAAAAATTGGGAACCAATACCAAATGAATATAAAGTTAAACTTCAAAAATGTAATCGTTGTCAAGGTTACAAAGCACCTCGATCTCATCATTGTAGGAAATGTAATAATTGTTGTATGAAAATGGATCATCATTGtccatatataaataattgtcTTGGATTT GATGTACATATAGTATACTTATTAGTAGTGTTTACAT atGGACAACATTTTGAGCatctttcttttaaaaatataatttgtgCAGTTGTTAATTTTGCTTTTGCTTTTGCTGTTAATGTTGCTTTATCgttgttattatttattcaaatgaaagctgttgtaaaaaataaaacgcAAATtgaaagttttatttatgataaaatgatGCTTTCGCAAACATTAGATGATGGCACAAAATCATCATATCCATATGATTTAGGATGGTGGGAAAATTTAAGAcaagtatttttatatggACCAAAGCCTAAAGGAAATGGGATTTGGTATGATACTATTGTAGGGACTGATAATTTCACACTTAGTGGTATTCAAAAAATGCTTAAAGCCGAGAAAATGTCTTATTCCAGAAAGTATGAGGTTATCAATAGTGAAAATGAAatatctaatatttttaaactttttttaaaatatggtTTTTCTATAACATGGAATAAACCATGTTGTAATGGAGAAGATTTTATTTCTGTTAAAGCAGGTGAAATATACTTAGTTAATAAAGGAACCAAACATTGGATTTACGGAGAAAGAATTTATCCTGCCTCTAATTCTTTAGTAGAAATTAAAGGATGGTTTCCAAGGAGATTAGCTAGACTTTATCCAGATGAGCTTTCATCAGATGATGAGAAATAA
- a CDS encoding DTW domain-containing protein — MAEKFKLADDSQIRSLTERVECKKCHKKRLYFCYDCHEYCDGIKELVPQVQLPTKVDIIKHKLERNGKSTAIMCKLTAPESTRIFTPDDCPNYNEEMKNENIVLVFPSKNSIPIKEYIEKNGPIDRFVFLDSTWQQTGSLRNLRKLSKLPYVSMKTYKTDYWRPQYKFGDEYLSTIEAVYFASKEAWETNNLEKKRLLSRK; from the exons atggcagaaaaatttaaattagcTGATGATAGTCAAATTAGATCTTTAACAGAACGTGTAGAATGCAAAAAATGTCATAAGAAacgtttatatttttgttatgaTTGTCATGAATATTGTGATGGTATAAAAGAACTTGTACCTCAAGTACAg ttaccAACAAAAGTGGATATAATTAAACATAAACTAGAAAGAAATGGTAAAAGTACAGCAATAATGTGTAAATTAACAGCACCAGAATCAACAAGAATTTTTACTCCTGATGATTGCCCAAATTATAATGAAGAAatgaaaaatgaaaatattgttttagtTTTTCCTTCTAAAAATTCGATAccaataaaagaatatattgaaaaaaatggtCCAATAGATAGATTTGTTTTTTTAGATTCAACATGGCAACAAACTGGAAGTTTACGAAACCTACGAAAATTATCTAAATTACCATATGTATCAATGAAGACTTATAAGACAGATTATTGGAGACCACAATATAAATTTGGAGATGAATACTTATCTACTATAGAAGCTGTTTATTTTGCTAGTAAAGAGGCGTGGGAAACCAACAATCTTGAAAAG AAAAGATTACTATCCAGAAAatag
- a CDS encoding Zinc finger, RING-type domain and Zinc finger, RING/FYVE/PHD-type domain-containing protein codes for MAEHDDNTKEKIKYELNYEEDKTETISNDVIKNDTFQVNFNCSICFQSFSEGGGIHNICTLPCGHIFGKSCLVKWFSIQAADHFCPTCKCPIIDLKIKIEDNVYNSIIPLYGLTKNTSIETVILGRKKLIDEYEIKIKELSTENIKLKEQLKNSLRLRREAFTLRSFAIDRDDDISAYERMLTELNGSDSRINNSNPLPSRRVANLAFVINRNMGESNTNTLASMVQTSRIFNLERPQRNNLTRNNQDDNASDDSNFGVVETISSPPISLLPSERGIDFMNMTLAPRYPRVSPSMSCTTTRKYRVHFDEVIDSTYNDGLIVSAVKRIVRNNNVYHFGISFFRYLRGSVYISLSDQEIVSVKVIKDPLLPNIQRVIAVCNKGRFYNLKFNEEVFGVISKFEGVIGQSQTFSGRVTLLHKPTGLTWLTPNKYAIGTKRGHIFVRTFFENTTRWLSINRYTNSYGEIHTGLKKPIMNLQSINEHAVICSQMTDVCIFDDRSGREAFYKCCGDILSLSFNKTSDTLAVILGGARNRSQIKTFKIENVNQFYEDGKNNYDISFISSTLHNDKISEKRELNSIVLRANNVDTFATFWLDEDSKQLSLISMLGCNDLMNQIELDSPRTIKVCFEDGVNLLDDSQTIHYIIVSSTNVTVYDLKMNSS; via the exons ATGGCTGAGCATGATGATaatacaaaagaaaaaataaaatatgaattaaATTATGAAGAAGATAAAACAGAAACTATCTCTAAtgatgttataaaaaatgacaCGTTTcaagttaattttaattgttctATTTGTTTTCAATCATTTAGTGAAGGTGGTGGAATTCATAATATATGTACATTACCATGTGGTCATATTTTTGGTAAAAGTTGCCTTGTAAAATGGTTTAGTATTCAGGCAGCTGACCATTTCTGTCCTACTTGTAAATGTCCAataattgatttaaaaataaaaattgaagataATGTATACAATTCAATTATACCACTTTATGGATTAACCAAAAat aCATCCATTGAAACAGTAATTTTGGGCCGTAAAAAGTTAATTGATgaatatgaaataaaaattaaagaattaagtactgaaaatattaaattgaaGGAACaacttaaaaatagtttacgTTTACGACGTGAAGCATTTACTCTACGTTCATTTGCCATAGATAGAGATGACGACATTTCTGCATATGAAAGAATGTTAACTGAATTGAATGGTAGTGACTCTCgtataaataatagtaatcCATTACCAAGTCGTCGTGTAGCTAATCTTGCATTTGTAATTAATCGTAACATGGGTGAAAGTAACACTAATACTTTAGCTAGTATGGTACAAACAAgtagaatatttaatttagaaAGACCACAAcgtaataatttaacaagAAATAATCAGGATGACAATGCATCAGATGATTCAAATTTTGGTGTAGTTGAAACTATTAGTAGTCCACCAATATCATTACTTCCCTCTGAAAGAGGTATAGATTTTATGAATATGACATTAGCACCAAGATATCCAAGAGTATCTCCTTCAATGTCATGTACAACAACAAGAAAATATCGTGTACATTTTGATGAAGTTATTGATTCAACTTATAATGATGGATTAATTGTATCAGCAGTTAAGAGAATtgttagaaataataatgtttatcACTTTggaatatctttttttcGTTATTTAAGAGGTTCAgtttatatatcattatctGATCAAGAGATAGTTTCtgtaaaagttataaaagaTCCTCTTTTACCAAATATTCAAAGAGTAATTGCTGTTTGTAATAAAGGAAGATTTTATAAtcttaaatttaatgaagaAGTTTTTGGAGTTATCTCAAAATTTGAAGGAGTAATCGGGCAATCCCAAACATTTTCTGGTAGAGTAACACTTCTTCATAAACCTACAGGACTTACATGGTTAACACCAAATAAATATGCTATTGGAACAAAACGTGGTCATATTTTTGTTAGaacattttttgaaaatacaACAAGATGGTTAAGTATAAATAGATATACTAATTCATATGGTGAAATACATACAGGATTAAAGAAACCTATTATGAACCTTCAAAGTATCAATGAACATGCTGTTATTTGTTCTCAGATGACTGATGTTTGTATTTTTGATGATAGAAGTGGTCGTGAagctttttataaatgttgtGGAGATATTTTATCTCTTAGTTTCAATAAAACTTCTGATACTCTTGCTGTTATTTTAGGAGGTGCACGTAATAGATCACAAATAAAAACTTTCAAAATTGAGAATGTAAATCAATTTTATGAAGatggaaaaaataattatgatattagttttatttcatcaacccttcataatgataaaatttcaGAAAAAAGAGAATTAAATTCAATTGTTTTAAGAGCAAATAATGTTGATACTTTTGCAACATTTTGGTTAGATGAAGATTCAAAACAATTGTCTTTAATTTCAATGTTAGGATGTAATGATTTAATGAATCAAATTGAACTTGACTCTCCTAGAACTATTAAAGTATGTTTTGAAGATGGAGTAAATTTATTAGATGACTCTCAGACaattcattatattattgtttcaTCAACTAACGTTACTGtttatgatttaaaaatgaattcttcttaa
- a CDS encoding Globin-like domain and Globin, structural domain-containing protein — protein sequence MGNSNSSKFHRISKKCVPSSSMSSSVIGSKNEKKYVDQSLNNKTKSMYELSTKLNETKNKQESKDNSIDDIKVDKKNEILKDNIKGDSKYLSSNEKKKNDKISKRQICRSQTVRIKLDNDILDIDSKNNSVRPIIKPPSKVMPLIHSTSAINFLSNLRSDNSSITNNTNSQLSKKSSLRSKKISLPNKDKVNNSISLIKKNSKKDLHPVSNLGKEIIISCFENPHGDLGQRVIGRLYEKRIDYQKFIITFGRQNMRVLADQLKLLMENVVENLDNITTIENLSKAYGEAHVDLKVFGFKPDFWVGLADSLTVECVILDQATHSPTDVVAAWSQLITTIFSNIRDGYYGALRLHRIASRKNMIAKKTLSSEISSSNSQQTDSDATNSSTLPISSVNDKDINLLEEIKNYNNNNDANRTFIDYSQKKVIDLPKNNNPSKDNSIVKKITSFSLSSKPSLTRWKTIQD from the exons atGGGTAATAGTAATTCTTCAAAATTTCATcgaatatcaaaaaaatgtgTGCCGTCATCGAGTATGTCATCATCAGTAATTGGTTCAAAAAacgaaaaaaaatatgttgatcaaagtttaaataacaaaacaaAATCTATGTATGAACTTTCAACAAAACTtaatgaaacaaaaaataaacagGAAAGTAAAGATAATTCAATTGATGATATAAAAgtggataaaaaaaatgaaatattaaaagataacaTAAAAGGAGatagtaaatatttatcaagtAATGAGAAGAAGAAGAACGACAAAATAAGTAAACGTCAGATATGCCGTTCACAAACAGTTAGAATAAAATTAGATAATGATATTTTGGATATAGATAGCAAAAACAACAGTGTTAG accAATTATTAAACCACCATCAAAAGTAATGCCATTAATTCATTCTACCTCagcaataaattttttaagtaatttgCGGAGTGACAATTCATCtataacaaataatacaaattctcaattatcaaaaaaatcttcattacgaagtaaaaaaatttcattaccaaataaagataaagttaataattcaatttcacttattaaaaaaaattctaaaaaagatTTACATCCAGTTTCAAATTTAggtaaagaaataattatatcatGTTTTGAAAATCCACATGGTGATTTGGGGCAAAGAGTTATTGGAAGGTTATATGAAAAAAGGATtgattatcaaaaatttattataacatttgGAAGACAAAATATGCGTGTATTGGCTGATcagttaaaattattaatggaaaatgttgttgaaaat ttagataatattacaacaattgaaaatttatcaaaagcATATGGGGAGGCACATGTTGATCTCAAAGTTTTTGGTTTTAAACCAGATTTCTGGGTAGGACTTGCAGATTCTTTAACAGTAGAATGTGTAATATTAGATCAAGCTACACATTCACCTACAGATGTCGTTGCAGCATGGAGCCAATTAATTACaacaatattttcaaatatcaGAGATGGGTATTATGGAGCTTTAAGGTTACATAGAATTGCATCaagaaaaaatatgattGCAAAAAAAACACTTAGTAGTGAAATTAGTAGTAGTAATTCGCAACAAACAGATTCAGATGCAACAAATTCTTCTACTCTTCCAATATCAAGTGTAAatgataaagatataaatttgttagaagaaataaaaaattacaataataataatgatgcAAATCGTACTTTTATTGATTAttcacaaaaaaaagttatagatttaccaaaaaataataacccatcaaaagataattctatagtaaaaaagattacttctttttctttatcatctAAGCCATCTTTAACACGATGGAAAACTATACaggattaa